Proteins co-encoded in one Cercospora beticola chromosome 7, complete sequence genomic window:
- the UBC7 gene encoding Ubiquitin-conjugating enzyme E2 7 encodes MNSVASKRLFQEYKALTVDPPEGITAGPVNEDDLFVWEAIIQGPEGTPFEGGVFPAELKFPKDYPLMPPTMKFTCDLWHPNVYPNGVVCISILHPPGDDPNHYESASERWSPIQSVEKILISVMSMIAEPNDESPANIDAAKMWRERRPEFEERVRRDVRRSLGL; translated from the exons ATGAACTCCGTGGCTTCCAAACGACTCTTTCAGGAGTACAAAGCTCTCACCGTAGACCCGCCCGAAGGCATCACCGCTGGACCCGTCAACGAAGATGATCTCTTCGTCTGGGAAGCAATAATCCAAGGCCCGGAAGGGACACCTTTCGAAGGCGGTGTCTTTCCAGCAGAGCTCAAGTTCCCCAAGGACTACCCTCTTATGCCGCCGACCATGAAATTCACTTGCGATCTATGGCATCCAAATG TCTACCCCAACGGCGTAGTCTGTATCTCTATCCTGCACCCTCCTGGTGACGACCCGAACCACTACGAATCCGCCTCAGAACGATGGAGTCCCATACAAAGCGTAGAGAAGATCTTGATATCTGTCATGAGCATGATTGCGGAGCCAAATGACGAGTCACCAGCGAATATTGATGCGGCGAAGATGTGGCGAGAGCGGAGACCGGAGTTCGAAGAAAGGGTCAGGCGAGACGTGAGAAGGAGTTTAGGTTTGTGA